In a single window of the Mustelus asterias chromosome 3, sMusAst1.hap1.1, whole genome shotgun sequence genome:
- the rnf228 gene encoding RING finger protein 228 has protein sequence MAEAEATLPAPDATTPYEEYECKICYNYFDLDRRAPKILECLHTFCEECLTTLHVREDRPWRIACPICRHRTAVPDYRIHNLPNNTKVTEAFPLYVGADPSPQDVLPPTPQLQRLGQQHQHQAARYQQPQPQQPRSSAALQAELATPSAAAGSSRQSPGPSAPYESCQNCKRAALTAGCVCVVFSFLSMVVLLFTGLIFVNHYNSSPSPVGPICLSVASILALFSVVVTWVICWLKYRPESNGQGNNRATRSNT, from the coding sequence ATGGCAGAGGCGGAGGCAACTCTACCAGCACCGGATGCAACAACCCCTTACGAAGAATACGAGTGCAAAATCTGCTACAATTACTTCGACCTGGATCGCAGGGCGCCCAAGATTCTGGAGTGTTTGCACACGTTTTGTGAGGAGTGTTTGACCACACTGCACGTCAGGGAGGACCGGCCATGGCGAATCGCCTGCCCCATCTGCCGGCACAGGACAGCCGTGCCCGACTACCGGATCCACAACCTGCCCAATAACACCAAAGTCACCGAGGCTTTCCCCCTGTACGTGGGGGCCGATCCTTCGCCCCAGGATGTGCTGCCTCCGACGCCCCAGCTGCAGCGGCTGGGTCAGCAGCATCAGCATCAGGCTGCCCGCTATCAGCAGCCCCAGCCCCAGCAGCCCCGCTCCAGCGCTGCCCTCCAAGCCGAGCTCGCCACCCCCTCGGCAGCAGCGGGCAGCAGCCGCCAGTCCCCGGGACCCTCGGCGCCTTACGAGAGCTGCCAGAACTGCAAGCGGGCCGCCCTGACCGCCGGCTGCGTCTGTGTGGTCTTCTCCTTCCTCTCCATGGTGGTGCTGCTCTTCACCGGCCTGATTTTTGTCAATCACTACAACAGCTCCCCCTCGCCTGTCGGccccatctgtctgtctgtggccaGCATCTTAGCCTTGTTCTCAGTGGTTGTCACGTGGGTGATCTGCTGGCTCAAATACCGCCCCGAGAGTAATGGGCAGGGGAACAACAGAGCGACCAGGAGTAACACTTAA